The following DNA comes from Gemella massiliensis.
AAACGGAGAAATAAATTTCACTTCATACAATTATGTAGATAATTTATATGTACAGGTATTACAAAGGTATGGAATTATATTTATAATTTTACTTATAATAATTTTGACCGTAGTTATGTTTTATATAACTAAATTAAAGGATAACTATTTATTAGTAATATTTGCATTATTGGCTATTCATGGGATTATAGATGATTTAATTATATATCCTTATTATAATACTTTTTGGTTTATTTTAGGACACATATATTACAATAGCTCAACAAAATTTATTAATATCCATAAAAAACAGCGTAACTTAAATTACTAAGGAGAAAAGATTTATGAGAGATATTACTATAGATATGTTGAAAATTATAGCATGTTTGGGTATTGTCTTGTTACATGTTATGATATTAGGTTTTGATTTTTTCGGCGGTAATAACGTGAGTGCGTACTTATATTACATGGGTACATTTTCTGTACCATTATTTTTTATGATTAATGGTTATTTTTTATTGAATAAATTAAATTTATCGTATAAATATTTGATTATAAAAATAAAAAATATAGTAATTGTAGTGTTTAGTTGGAATATTATTTTATGGATAATGAAGAGGGATTTCTATAGTAATCCTATAAAGAAAATTGTCGGCTCTTTGTTGCAAAGGGGTTATTTTTTTCAATTTTGGTTCTTCGGTTCATTAATAATAATATATTTAACATTACCATATTTAAAGAAGTTACTAAATAATAAAAAAAATTATTTGAGAATATTGTTATTATTGCTGACAGTAGGAATAATAATAGAAATTATCAATTTATTTGTAATAGTGGAACCGATACAAAGATACATTCCACAAACTTTTAGATTATGGACGTGGTATTTTTACTATATTATTGGAGCTTACATAGGTAGTAGAAAAGAATTTATAATTAAACTTAAGATAAATAAATATATAACTTGCTTTTTCTTAATTATGTTATTTGTTTCTCCGATATTTTTATATTCTGTAGCCAAAAGTATTCATCATAATATTTTTGCAGAGTATTTTTATGACAGCTTGTTTATAAAAATTCTCAGCATAGGTATCTTTATTATATTTTTAAAGTTGGATTTTTCTACAATTAAACAAAATTACAAAAATACTATTTATCATTTGTCCGCCTTAACGATGGGGGTATACATATTGCATACTTATGTGATAAAATTCTTAGTGAAGATTATAAAAATAGGGTATTGGTATGATACAATATTGGTATTTGGATTAACGATAGGAATAAGTCTTTTAATATCGGAAATAATATATAGAATTCCGATTTTAAAGAATATTATTAAGATATAAGTCAATAATATAACTAAAATATATTTTTGAATATTATTAAAAGGGGTTTTAACATGTACGATTATTTAATAGTAGGTGCAGGACTTTCAGGGGCAATTTTCGCCTATGAAGCAACGAAAAAAGGAAAAAAAGTAAAAGTAATAGATAAGAGAAGTCATATCGGCGGAAATATTTATTGTGAAAATATAGAAGGTATTAATGTGCATAAGTATGGAGCACATATTTTCCATACTTCAAACAAGGGAGTATGGGATTATATCAATCAATTTGCCGAATTTAATAACTATATAAATTCACCGGTAGCAAATTATAAAGGGAAATTATATAACCTGCCATTTAATATGAATACATTTTATGCTTTATGGGGGACTAAAACTCCGGCTGAAGTAAAAACTAAAATAGCGGAGCAAACCGGTCACTTGCAAGATACTGAACCTAAAAACTTGGAAGAACAGGCGATAAAACTGATTGGAACAGATGTATATAAAACGCTAATCAAAGGGTATACAGAAAAACAATGGGGAAGAAGTGCAACAGAATTACCGCCGTTTAT
Coding sequences within:
- a CDS encoding acyltransferase, producing MRDITIDMLKIIACLGIVLLHVMILGFDFFGGNNVSAYLYYMGTFSVPLFFMINGYFLLNKLNLSYKYLIIKIKNIVIVVFSWNIILWIMKRDFYSNPIKKIVGSLLQRGYFFQFWFFGSLIIIYLTLPYLKKLLNNKKNYLRILLLLLTVGIIIEIINLFVIVEPIQRYIPQTFRLWTWYFYYIIGAYIGSRKEFIIKLKINKYITCFFLIMLFVSPIFLYSVAKSIHHNIFAEYFYDSLFIKILSIGIFIIFLKLDFSTIKQNYKNTIYHLSALTMGVYILHTYVIKFLVKIIKIGYWYDTILVFGLTIGISLLISEIIYRIPILKNIIKI